From Natronorubrum halophilum, a single genomic window includes:
- a CDS encoding mandelate racemase/muconate lactonizing enzyme family protein: MDIADVRGYALSSPIDPVQERPFFGGVRRLRKRDVVLVVLETRDGRQGFATAGASSSAMREYFEGDSQGTFADVIEESVADALEGASIDAIADAHDLIAAADLPAHLRTEAISAVDVALYDIRGKEVGAPIYELLAEEYETEPTTEMPLYASAGMYMEPDGYVEQAEVLEEQGFFGYKYRPGIGPDGDRRTVDSLADAVDDIEIMLDVHTWWKLGEAYGRDTVRELVEHAAERGAYWIEEPVEPDDHAGYVELAETGAPLAGGESEESPAGLVELGKTGAVDFLQGDVRHHEGFTGCRDAVEYCDGRDVEFVPHNFGTWLGLQANAHLVAAAPDVQLLEYPIFEGNPALPDAETDPGMYPFDLAFDIIEGQPEIDDGHLTVPDGPGLGVDVDLDVIEEYSFVDGPWTEFRYDDE, translated from the coding sequence ATGGATATCGCTGACGTGAGAGGGTACGCGCTCTCTTCTCCGATCGATCCGGTACAGGAACGCCCGTTCTTCGGCGGCGTGCGGCGGCTCCGCAAGCGAGACGTCGTTCTCGTCGTTCTGGAGACTCGAGACGGCCGCCAGGGATTCGCGACCGCGGGCGCGAGCAGTTCCGCGATGCGCGAGTACTTCGAAGGCGACTCGCAGGGGACGTTCGCCGACGTCATCGAGGAGTCCGTCGCCGACGCGCTCGAGGGCGCGTCGATCGACGCGATCGCCGATGCCCACGACCTGATCGCGGCGGCGGACCTCCCCGCTCACCTTCGGACGGAAGCGATCTCGGCCGTCGATGTCGCGCTGTACGACATCCGCGGCAAGGAGGTCGGCGCACCGATCTACGAACTGCTGGCCGAGGAGTACGAGACCGAGCCGACGACCGAGATGCCGCTGTACGCCAGCGCCGGGATGTACATGGAGCCGGACGGGTACGTCGAACAGGCCGAAGTGCTCGAGGAACAGGGCTTTTTCGGCTACAAGTACCGACCCGGGATCGGCCCCGACGGCGACCGCCGGACGGTCGACTCGCTCGCCGACGCGGTCGATGACATCGAGATCATGCTCGACGTCCACACTTGGTGGAAGCTCGGCGAAGCGTACGGGCGCGACACCGTCCGCGAACTGGTCGAACACGCCGCCGAACGGGGCGCTTACTGGATCGAGGAGCCGGTCGAACCCGACGACCACGCGGGATACGTCGAACTGGCCGAGACCGGCGCGCCGCTGGCCGGCGGGGAGAGCGAGGAGTCGCCGGCGGGGCTGGTCGAACTCGGTAAGACCGGCGCGGTCGACTTCCTGCAGGGCGACGTCCGCCACCACGAGGGCTTTACCGGCTGCCGGGACGCGGTCGAGTACTGCGACGGCCGCGACGTCGAGTTCGTCCCGCACAACTTCGGCACCTGGCTCGGACTGCAGGCCAACGCCCACCTCGTCGCCGCGGCACCGGACGTGCAACTGCTCGAGTATCCCATCTTCGAGGGCAACCCGGCGCTCCCCGATGCGGAGACCGATCCCGGAATGTACCCGTTCGATCTCGCCTTCGACATCATCGAAGGACAGCCGGAAATCGATGACGGCCACCTGACCGTGCCGGACGGGCCCGGACTCGGCGTCGATGTCGATCTCGACGTCATCGAGGAGTACTCGTTCGTCGACGGTCCGTGGACGGAGTTCCGCTACGACGACGAGTAG
- a CDS encoding ThuA domain-containing protein has product MTLRVTVWNENVHEREEPAVAERYPDGIHGAIADALEGDERVVRTATLEEPDNGLSEDVLANTDVLVWWSHCANDEVDDDVAERVVDRVHEGMGFVPVHSGKNSKPFKRLMGTTCNIKYRHSGETERLWVADPGHPIVDGLEESFEIPKTEMYGEPYDVPEPDRTVLISWFEGGEVFRSGVCYRRGRGHIFAFRPGHEAYPIFYQDEVRTVLDNAVQWAAPTDGSEAIWGEVEPIESLDGD; this is encoded by the coding sequence ATGACCCTTCGCGTCACGGTTTGGAACGAGAACGTTCACGAGCGAGAGGAGCCAGCGGTCGCCGAGCGGTACCCCGACGGGATCCACGGGGCGATAGCGGACGCACTCGAGGGCGACGAACGCGTCGTTCGGACGGCCACGCTCGAGGAACCCGACAACGGCTTGTCCGAAGACGTCCTCGCGAACACCGACGTCCTCGTGTGGTGGTCTCACTGCGCGAACGACGAGGTCGACGACGACGTCGCCGAACGCGTCGTCGATCGGGTTCACGAGGGGATGGGCTTCGTTCCGGTCCACTCCGGAAAGAACTCGAAGCCGTTCAAACGGCTGATGGGAACGACCTGTAACATCAAGTACCGTCATAGCGGCGAGACGGAACGGCTCTGGGTCGCAGACCCCGGTCATCCGATCGTCGACGGCCTCGAGGAGTCGTTCGAGATCCCAAAGACGGAGATGTACGGCGAGCCGTACGACGTTCCGGAACCCGACCGCACCGTCCTCATCTCGTGGTTCGAGGGCGGCGAAGTGTTCCGCTCCGGCGTCTGTTACCGCCGCGGCCGCGGTCACATCTTCGCGTTCCGCCCGGGTCACGAGGCGTACCCGATCTTCTATCAGGATGAGGTTCGGACAGTGCTCGATAACGCCGTCCAGTGGGCGGCCCCGACCGACGGAAGCGAGGCGATCTGGGGCGAGGTCGAACCGATCGAATCGCTGGACGGCGACTGA
- a CDS encoding MBL fold metallo-hydrolase, whose protein sequence is MTINSDWGEWWAREELYGSPVEGVSLWFLGVTGWAIRTSETTIFIDPYFSTERDREYIARMLPVPMEPQWAEACDAVFCTHDHRDHFWPPSFGPLLEHGGSVYAPPECYENHDVSDVLKEKQIVVEPGDTYEIGDLTIHVRDGRDPDADGSVTYVLEHEEGAIFHGGDNRPCEAFHEVGEEFDVDMGMLSYGTTARLLDDGDIIRRKLYNNTQDVIDAANAVGIDRLVPTHWRRWRSIQADPGALSKAATPWEYPRVIEEVEVGDRLRLGHPGIVPPTRLGGE, encoded by the coding sequence ATGACGATCAACAGCGACTGGGGCGAGTGGTGGGCCCGCGAGGAGCTCTACGGGTCGCCGGTCGAGGGTGTCTCCCTGTGGTTCCTCGGCGTGACCGGCTGGGCGATCAGGACGAGCGAAACGACGATCTTCATCGACCCGTACTTCAGCACCGAACGGGACCGTGAGTACATCGCGCGGATGCTGCCGGTGCCGATGGAACCGCAGTGGGCCGAGGCCTGCGACGCCGTGTTCTGCACGCACGACCACCGCGACCACTTCTGGCCGCCCTCGTTCGGCCCCCTGCTCGAGCACGGCGGATCGGTGTACGCGCCGCCAGAGTGTTACGAGAACCACGACGTGAGCGACGTCCTCAAGGAGAAGCAGATCGTCGTCGAACCCGGTGACACCTACGAGATCGGCGATCTGACGATCCACGTGCGAGACGGCCGCGATCCCGACGCCGACGGAAGCGTCACCTACGTGCTCGAGCACGAGGAGGGGGCGATCTTCCACGGCGGCGACAACCGTCCCTGCGAGGCCTTCCACGAGGTTGGCGAGGAGTTCGACGTCGACATGGGGATGCTGTCGTACGGGACGACGGCTCGTCTCCTAGACGACGGCGACATCATCCGCCGGAAGCTGTACAACAACACACAGGACGTGATCGACGCCGCGAACGCCGTCGGGATCGACCGGTTGGTGCCGACCCATTGGCGACGGTGGCGGTCGATACAGGCAGACCCGGGCGCGCTCTCGAAGGCAGCCACGCCCTGGGAGTACCCGCGCGTCATCGAGGAGGTCGAGGTTGGCGACCGCCTCCGACTCGGCCACCCCGGGATCGTCCCGCCGACCCGCCTTGGCGGCGAGTGA
- a CDS encoding family 4 glycosyl hydrolase: protein MRSKQLPHREETEEKALPSLPEDEIKITYIGGGAREWPPKLFRDLALCSDIEGEVALFDLDYESAQLNAEFGNWVQEQDGAVGDWTYTAVEDRAEALEGTDFVILSTQFNPAETFVHDLDIPREYGIYGAVGATIGPSGMMRMMRTVPVYREFGNAIQEHCPDAWVLNYTNPLTVATRALHEAFPDIKAIGLCHEVFHAQDMLADLVAKYYDVERPDRDEIDINVKGINHYTWVDEARWRGIDLLTIVDHHIGQGDGLREYTVEEMADEDPFVDNNQVTFELYRRFGILPAAGDRHLVEYGTWFIQGDMPEDLNRWGVKRTTSDYRAKHWNPSESEQTTDVTAWMEGETKFELAPSGEIAVDLMRTLTVGDSMKTHVNLPNTGQITGLPEGAVVETNALITPGSIKPINAGPLPRQVRNQIQTHVNNHETMIEAAFAGDIDLAFRAFLNDPQVKTLQTETAREMFAELVATEEEYLQDWNLEKSEVLAESEAFDN, encoded by the coding sequence ATGCGTTCCAAGCAATTGCCTCATCGTGAGGAGACCGAAGAGAAAGCGTTGCCGTCACTGCCGGAAGACGAAATCAAGATCACGTACATCGGCGGCGGAGCCCGCGAGTGGCCGCCGAAACTGTTCCGCGACCTCGCGCTCTGTTCGGACATCGAGGGCGAAGTCGCGCTGTTCGACCTAGATTATGAGAGCGCCCAGCTGAACGCCGAATTCGGCAACTGGGTCCAGGAGCAGGACGGAGCGGTCGGTGACTGGACATACACGGCGGTCGAAGACCGGGCGGAGGCGCTCGAAGGCACCGACTTCGTCATCCTATCCACGCAGTTCAACCCGGCCGAGACCTTCGTTCACGACCTCGATATTCCACGTGAATACGGCATTTACGGGGCCGTTGGAGCGACCATCGGTCCAAGCGGCATGATGCGAATGATGCGGACGGTACCGGTGTACCGCGAGTTCGGGAACGCGATTCAGGAGCATTGCCCGGACGCGTGGGTGCTGAACTACACCAATCCGCTGACGGTGGCGACTCGAGCGCTGCACGAGGCGTTCCCAGACATCAAGGCGATCGGTCTCTGTCATGAGGTGTTCCACGCCCAGGATATGCTCGCTGACCTCGTCGCTAAATACTACGACGTGGAACGCCCCGATAGGGACGAAATCGATATCAACGTCAAGGGGATCAACCACTACACCTGGGTAGACGAGGCGCGCTGGCGAGGCATCGATCTTCTGACCATCGTCGACCATCACATCGGGCAGGGTGATGGACTACGGGAGTACACAGTCGAAGAGATGGCCGATGAGGACCCGTTCGTCGACAACAACCAGGTCACGTTCGAACTGTACCGTCGGTTCGGGATTCTCCCTGCCGCGGGGGACCGCCACCTCGTTGAATACGGGACATGGTTCATCCAGGGCGACATGCCTGAGGACCTCAACCGCTGGGGTGTCAAGCGCACCACCAGCGACTACCGGGCGAAACATTGGAACCCCTCCGAGTCGGAGCAGACGACGGACGTGACGGCCTGGATGGAGGGCGAGACTAAATTTGAGCTGGCCCCCTCCGGCGAAATCGCCGTCGACCTGATGCGGACCCTCACGGTCGGCGACAGCATGAAAACTCACGTCAATCTTCCGAATACGGGTCAGATCACGGGTCTCCCCGAGGGGGCCGTCGTCGAGACGAACGCCCTGATTACGCCGGGCAGCATCAAGCCGATCAACGCCGGACCGCTCCCTCGACAGGTCCGAAACCAGATCCAGACTCACGTGAACAATCACGAGACGATGATTGAGGCGGCGTTCGCGGGCGACATCGACCTCGCGTTCCGGGCGTTCCTCAACGACCCGCAGGTCAAGACGCTCCAGACTGAGACCGCCCGGGAGATGTTCGCCGAGCTGGTGGCCACTGAGGAGGAGTACTTACAGGACTGGAACCTCGAGAAGTCGGAGGTACTGGCGGAGTCCGAGGCGTTCGACAACTAA
- a CDS encoding NAD-dependent epimerase/dehydratase family protein, which yields MCSRTTSQRPRRRRRIISSGNVGFKRERIRLPFAREPTLPDYLLVDEAHPLRPEDPYGSSKLVNEDIAEIVTSQYDIPVASLRISNV from the coding sequence ATGTGTTCGAGAACAACGTCACAACGTCCTCGTCGCCGCCGGCGAATCATCAGTTCCGGTAACGTGGGCTTCAAACGAGAGCGCATACGGCTTCCGTTCGCACGCGAGCCGACACTTCCGGATTACCTCCTCGTCGACGAAGCGCATCCTCTCCGTCCGGAAGACCCGTACGGATCGTCAAAGCTGGTCAATGAAGACATCGCCGAAATCGTCACGAGTCAGTACGACATCCCGGTCGCGTCCCTCAGAATCTCGAACGTCTAG
- a CDS encoding NAD-dependent epimerase/dehydratase family protein: METVLVTGSLGRFGRWTANHLASADYNVIGVDRKHPAFDTDIREDIQLRACDLTDQGSVWEIVKSVSPDAIVHLGVIPNPEVYSGTHVFENNVTTSSSPPANHQFR, from the coding sequence ATGGAGACAGTACTAGTCACTGGCAGCCTTGGGCGGTTCGGTCGTTGGACGGCCAATCACCTGGCGAGCGCGGACTACAATGTAATAGGAGTCGATAGGAAACATCCCGCGTTTGACACGGACATCCGGGAAGACATCCAGCTCCGGGCATGCGATCTGACCGACCAGGGTTCGGTCTGGGAAATCGTCAAGAGTGTTTCCCCTGATGCCATCGTCCACCTAGGCGTCATTCCCAATCCGGAGGTATATAGCGGAACACATGTGTTCGAGAACAACGTCACAACGTCCTCGTCGCCGCCGGCGAATCATCAGTTCCGGTAA
- a CDS encoding family 4 glycosyl hydrolase — METEIGNKVGTVRSTDSSNNSVVTVKIGYIGGGSRGWAHTLINDLAQCTAIAGKVFLYDLDYESAKRNEKFGNWVQEQDGAVGDWTYTAVEDRAEALEDADFVILSTQDPPAETMAHELDIPAEYGIYQSVGDTVGPGGVVRAMRTIPVYRDIAAGIREHCPDAWVFNYTNPMTICVRTLYEEFPDINAFGCCHEVFHTQEHLAELVAEYLDVEQPPRTEIDVNVKGINHFTWIGEASWNDRDLYPLVERHHEEEIRDRTFEPGELDDESWFVDNQLVTYELFERFGTLPAAGDRHLAEFVPWFLSVGEPAEVQSWGIRLTPSEYRVERQEEALSKFHDPMNGEEEFKFSESGEEGVDMMRALVGVEDLKTNVNLPNVGQIPSLPEGAVVETNALFSQGSVRPLTAVDLPDQVRNMTFPHVQNQETMVEAAFAGDVDLAFRAFLNDPLVTVSIDDAKSMFRELVDAVRPYLEDYWDLDEPAVLD, encoded by the coding sequence ATGGAAACCGAAATCGGAAATAAGGTAGGTACTGTTAGGTCTACCGACTCGAGCAATAATTCAGTTGTAACTGTTAAAATCGGGTATATCGGCGGCGGAAGTCGCGGTTGGGCTCACACGCTCATAAACGACCTCGCCCAATGTACCGCCATTGCAGGGAAGGTATTCCTCTACGACCTGGATTACGAGAGCGCAAAGCGCAACGAGAAGTTCGGTAACTGGGTCCAGGAGCAGGACGGTGCGGTCGGAGACTGGACGTACACGGCGGTCGAAGACCGGGCGGAGGCGCTCGAGGACGCCGACTTCGTCATCCTGTCCACGCAGGATCCGCCAGCCGAAACGATGGCTCACGAGCTCGACATCCCAGCAGAGTACGGTATCTATCAGTCCGTTGGTGACACCGTCGGGCCCGGCGGAGTCGTCAGAGCTATGCGGACGATCCCGGTCTACCGGGACATCGCTGCCGGAATCCGTGAGCACTGTCCGGACGCGTGGGTGTTCAACTACACTAACCCTATGACGATCTGTGTTCGGACCCTCTACGAGGAATTCCCGGACATCAACGCCTTTGGGTGCTGTCACGAGGTGTTCCACACACAAGAGCACCTCGCCGAACTCGTCGCCGAGTACCTGGACGTCGAGCAACCACCGCGAACGGAGATCGACGTGAACGTCAAGGGGATCAATCACTTCACCTGGATTGGCGAGGCGTCGTGGAACGACCGCGATCTCTATCCGCTGGTCGAGCGACACCACGAGGAGGAAATCCGTGATCGCACCTTCGAACCGGGCGAGCTGGACGACGAGTCGTGGTTCGTGGACAACCAGCTTGTCACCTACGAACTCTTCGAGCGGTTCGGCACATTGCCCGCGGCGGGTGACCGACATCTTGCCGAGTTCGTTCCATGGTTCCTCTCGGTTGGCGAACCGGCAGAGGTCCAGTCCTGGGGGATTCGCCTCACCCCGAGCGAGTACCGTGTCGAACGGCAAGAGGAGGCGCTCTCAAAGTTCCACGACCCGATGAACGGCGAAGAGGAGTTCAAGTTCTCCGAGTCGGGCGAGGAGGGGGTCGACATGATGCGCGCGCTGGTGGGCGTCGAAGATCTCAAGACCAACGTGAACCTCCCCAACGTCGGACAGATCCCGAGCCTCCCAGAGGGCGCCGTCGTCGAGACGAACGCGCTGTTCTCGCAGGGGAGTGTGAGGCCGCTCACGGCCGTCGATCTGCCGGACCAGGTTCGAAACATGACGTTCCCGCACGTGCAGAACCAAGAGACGATGGTTGAGGCGGCGTTCGCGGGCGACGTCGACCTCGCGTTCCGGGCGTTCCTCAACGATCCACTCGTCACCGTCTCCATAGACGATGCGAAGTCGATGTTCCGAGAACTTGTCGACGCGGTCCGCCCGTACCTCGAGGACTACTGGGACCTCGACGAGCCGGCAGTACTTGATTGA
- the thsB gene encoding thermosome subunit beta: protein MNQSTITSKDRSDFDGTRQIQQRNAAAARAVGDIVTSTLGPNGMEKMIVSDNGEVTITGDGSTVVEQLAFENPFARLIAAVSEDQQAAVSDGTTTAIAITTELLTSVETLLEQGIHPTNVVGGFRKGNKVAQEAIDELSHRLDPNDGQMLRQAVASHLTGVVFGNQRTDLADLIATAAEAVVKEAEAEHADRIAIDTRPGQWIDDFELLSGSIIEKTPMRPSMPTDLECADVLLVDEPLEVGEIEHDSNVTVDTPDEYNEYLDWEERAQRGQVDQILAAGADVVFCQKRVDDRIANLLSEEGVLVTQFTVKPDLEFLSKLLDIRIVGDLADLGATDLGQASIRRDDDAGLFYVEKTDATAKTLVLRGSTESVAKTLENNVEEAVDLAIQLVVEGRVVSGAGATEIEIARRVRDEATLNDSREQIAMEAFADALERVPEVLARNAGFDPIDTITDLRAAHANGETSAGIDVTHGGTLDALEAGIVDVPAIKSEAITSATEAANVVVSIDDILPARELA from the coding sequence ATGAATCAAAGCACCATTACGAGTAAGGACCGATCTGACTTCGACGGGACTAGGCAGATTCAGCAACGGAACGCCGCTGCCGCGCGTGCGGTCGGCGATATCGTTACGTCGACGCTCGGACCTAACGGGATGGAGAAGATGATCGTGAGTGACAACGGAGAGGTGACGATTACCGGTGATGGATCGACTGTCGTCGAGCAGCTCGCATTCGAAAACCCGTTCGCGAGACTCATCGCGGCGGTTAGCGAGGATCAGCAAGCGGCAGTCAGTGACGGAACGACGACAGCTATCGCGATCACGACCGAGTTGTTGACGAGCGTCGAGACGCTCCTCGAGCAGGGAATCCATCCGACGAATGTCGTCGGCGGATTCCGAAAAGGGAACAAGGTCGCACAGGAAGCGATTGACGAGTTGTCACACCGGCTGGACCCAAACGACGGACAGATGCTTCGACAAGCAGTCGCCAGTCACCTCACCGGTGTCGTCTTCGGCAACCAACGGACGGACCTTGCGGATCTCATCGCTACCGCCGCCGAAGCCGTCGTCAAGGAAGCAGAGGCTGAACACGCCGACCGCATAGCTATCGATACGAGACCGGGTCAATGGATCGACGATTTCGAACTCCTCTCGGGATCGATCATCGAAAAAACTCCGATGCGGCCGAGTATGCCGACCGATCTTGAGTGCGCCGACGTCCTGCTGGTAGACGAACCGCTTGAGGTCGGAGAGATTGAACACGATTCCAACGTTACGGTCGACACGCCGGATGAGTACAACGAGTATCTTGACTGGGAGGAGCGGGCACAGCGGGGGCAAGTCGACCAGATCCTGGCGGCCGGCGCCGACGTCGTATTCTGTCAGAAGCGAGTCGACGATAGAATCGCCAATCTGCTGTCCGAGGAGGGGGTACTGGTGACTCAGTTCACCGTCAAGCCTGACCTGGAGTTCCTCTCGAAACTACTCGATATCCGGATTGTCGGCGATCTCGCGGACCTCGGCGCGACGGATCTCGGGCAGGCAAGCATTCGCCGGGACGACGATGCGGGGTTGTTCTACGTTGAAAAGACTGATGCGACGGCGAAAACCCTGGTTCTCCGCGGTTCCACGGAGAGCGTCGCTAAGACGCTCGAAAACAATGTCGAGGAGGCAGTGGATCTCGCGATACAACTCGTCGTTGAGGGGCGCGTCGTCTCTGGCGCCGGAGCGACGGAGATCGAAATTGCCCGTCGTGTCCGCGATGAAGCTACGCTGAACGACAGTCGGGAACAGATCGCCATGGAGGCCTTCGCCGACGCGCTCGAGCGAGTGCCGGAAGTGCTCGCCCGGAACGCAGGCTTCGATCCTATCGATACAATAACTGATCTCCGTGCGGCCCACGCAAATGGAGAGACGTCGGCGGGGATCGACGTGACCCATGGCGGAACTCTTGATGCGCTCGAAGCGGGCATCGTCGACGTACCGGCGATCAAGTCCGAAGCGATCACGAGCGCAACTGAAGCAGCGAACGTTGTCGTCAGCATTGACGACATCCTTCCGGCGAGGGAACTCGCCTAG
- a CDS encoding ABC transporter ATP-binding protein: protein MADLELRDLAKIYQSSSDDPIVGVDNLNIELEEGNFLVLVGPSGCGKSTTLRSIAGLENVSSGEVRIGGGVVNDLSPKDRNIAMVFQNYALYPHMTARENMSFGLKMTTDLPDQEIDERVENVAQMMGIDDLLGDKPSELSGGQQQRVALGRAIVREPKVFLLDEPLSNLDAKLRAHMRTELQELQDELNITTVYVTHDQTEAMTMGDKIAILNEGELQQVGTPLECYYTPENEFVAGFIGEPSMNFFETSVDDDRLVGDDFDYPLSGSRLDAIRGEDRVTLGIRPEDIEIADEPDDHTVWVDVRVVEPLGDINYMHVDLAGTEMTVKVPGEYYIEEEEEVLLRFPEEKIHLFSGSTGEALCNRELPADSSIPIAATSEA, encoded by the coding sequence ATGGCAGACTTAGAACTCCGGGATCTCGCGAAGATCTATCAGAGTAGTTCAGACGATCCGATCGTCGGCGTGGATAACCTCAATATCGAGCTCGAGGAGGGGAATTTCCTCGTTCTGGTCGGCCCGTCTGGGTGTGGTAAATCGACGACGCTCAGATCGATTGCCGGCCTCGAAAACGTGAGTAGCGGAGAAGTCCGGATCGGGGGCGGAGTCGTGAACGATCTCAGCCCCAAGGACCGGAATATCGCGATGGTATTCCAGAATTACGCCCTGTATCCGCACATGACCGCACGAGAAAACATGAGCTTCGGGCTCAAGATGACGACCGATCTCCCAGACCAGGAGATCGACGAGCGCGTTGAGAACGTCGCTCAGATGATGGGGATAGACGATCTCCTCGGCGACAAACCGTCCGAGCTGTCCGGCGGTCAGCAACAGCGCGTCGCCCTGGGCCGCGCAATCGTTCGCGAACCCAAAGTCTTCCTCCTCGACGAGCCCCTAAGTAACCTCGACGCGAAACTTCGCGCTCACATGCGCACGGAGCTTCAGGAACTGCAGGACGAGCTCAATATCACAACGGTATACGTCACCCATGACCAGACCGAAGCAATGACGATGGGTGACAAAATCGCGATTCTGAACGAGGGAGAGCTCCAGCAGGTCGGCACGCCGCTAGAGTGTTACTACACCCCTGAAAACGAGTTCGTAGCCGGCTTCATCGGCGAGCCATCGATGAACTTCTTCGAGACGAGCGTCGACGACGATCGTCTCGTCGGCGACGACTTCGACTATCCGCTCTCCGGCTCGCGTCTCGACGCCATCCGAGGAGAGGATCGGGTTACCCTCGGCATTAGGCCCGAGGACATCGAAATCGCCGACGAGCCGGACGACCACACCGTGTGGGTGGACGTCAGAGTCGTCGAGCCCCTGGGTGACATCAACTACATGCACGTCGATCTCGCCGGCACCGAGATGACCGTGAAGGTGCCCGGTGAGTATTATATCGAGGAAGAGGAGGAGGTCCTGTTGCGGTTCCCTGAAGAGAAGATCCACCTGTTCAGCGGCTCGACTGGCGAAGCGCTCTGTAACCGTGAACTCCCCGCCGACAGTTCGATCCCGATCGCGGCGACGTCGGAGGCCTAA
- a CDS encoding carbohydrate ABC transporter permease, whose protein sequence is MATPHKEQPRLQQLRRFVTEAKWFTQETWIGIGLVVPATLMMMVIIVYPTVRAIWISFHSRSFLQLDQVQWVGLANYQQLLEDPVFSQALLQTVFLTVGAVVTMYLLGLGLALLLKENLPGLGPLRSISMVSWVIPPVVIVIIWSWMLEADYGLINLISQMFGGPNRSWFGTKTWALPLVTMLRVWKDVPFVAIALMASMQSIPQEYYEAAEIDGAGRLQKFRHITLPNITYISMIMIVIETIAAFNSFQMIYIATGGGPVNRTEVLGTYVYQQAFQEYALGYASAVGTVMLVLLTIFTVVYIKLEDTE, encoded by the coding sequence ATGGCAACACCCCACAAAGAGCAGCCACGGTTACAACAATTACGTCGGTTTGTAACCGAGGCCAAGTGGTTCACACAGGAGACATGGATTGGGATTGGCCTTGTTGTTCCTGCGACCTTGATGATGATGGTGATAATCGTCTATCCGACGGTGCGAGCCATCTGGATTAGTTTTCACTCTCGGTCGTTCCTACAGTTAGATCAGGTACAATGGGTCGGACTTGCGAACTACCAACAGTTGCTTGAGGACCCCGTCTTCAGTCAGGCACTCCTGCAAACTGTGTTCCTGACAGTCGGGGCAGTCGTGACGATGTATCTGCTCGGGCTCGGGCTTGCGCTATTACTGAAGGAGAATCTACCAGGCCTGGGGCCACTACGGAGCATCTCGATGGTGAGCTGGGTAATCCCGCCCGTTGTCATTGTGATCATCTGGTCGTGGATGCTCGAAGCTGACTACGGCCTGATCAACTTGATCTCTCAGATGTTTGGAGGTCCAAATAGGTCGTGGTTTGGGACCAAGACTTGGGCGCTTCCGCTGGTCACCATGCTTCGCGTCTGGAAGGACGTTCCCTTCGTCGCGATCGCACTGATGGCGAGTATGCAGTCCATCCCACAAGAGTACTACGAGGCGGCCGAGATCGACGGCGCAGGCCGACTCCAGAAGTTCCGCCACATTACTCTGCCGAACATCACGTACATTTCGATGATCATGATCGTGATCGAGACGATCGCGGCGTTTAACAGCTTCCAGATGATCTACATCGCGACCGGTGGCGGCCCGGTGAACCGGACCGAAGTGCTGGGAACGTACGTCTACCAGCAAGCGTTTCAGGAATACGCACTCGGTTATGCATCGGCCGTCGGTACCGTGATGTTAGTGCTCCTGACGATCTTCACGGTCGTCTACATCAAGCTGGAGGACACGGAATAA